Part of the Crossiella cryophila genome, GCACGTCCTCGGGAGTCAGCGTCATGGCGCCTCCAGGAGACTTGGTGCGGCCATAGTGCCCGGGTTCGGGCATGGCGGAACTCCGCCTGACGGCCCAGCCACACACCCCCGTACGGATGTGCGCGGCGGATGGTTCAGGTGGTTCGGGATTTCGAGCGGTGCAGCGACCAGTGGTAGGCGAGCTGGGCCAGGTCGATGGCGTGCTGCGGGATCCGGTGCAGGTCGAAGGGCATCACGTTCTCCTGGTGCACCTTGAGATCCTGGCCGATCACGATGCCGCCGAGGTCGAACAGCGTGTGGCAGTTCGGGCAGAGACAGAGGATGTTCTCGATCCGGTCCGGGCCCTCGTGCCTGCCACCGAGCGGGCGGATGTGCGCACCCTCGGCGTAGGCGCGGCCCGCCGCGACCAGCCGGGTCCGGCAGACCTGGCAGGTGTGGTTGTAGAAGACCTTCACCTGCTCCGCCACGGCGGTGGAGCGGATCCGGCGGGTGACCACCGCGGTGCGGGTCTCCGGCTGGTCCGTGCCCGCCTTCGGCTCAGCCAGCCGGGACAGCACGTGGTGGGTCTCGGCGCCTCCCGCCTGGTGGACCAGGTAGTTGTCGACGACCTGGTAGAGGCCGAGGTAGCGGAAGCCGCCGGTGGAGGGGCTCAGCACCCGGACCGATTTGCCGTTGTCCCGGCTCTTGGTCAGCACGGCGTTGGCGGTGGCGGGGGCATCGGGGCCGACGACGTGGACCAGGTCGGCCTCCGGTTGTGCCGGGTCGGGTTCCGCCGCGAGTACCAGGGACTCCGCCCCGTCGGTCCGGTCCCCGCACACCACGGCCACCGGGTCCCGGTGGACCTTCCGCTGCTCCCAATCCGCCAGGGTGGGCAGCTCCAGCCCCGGCCGGACCTCGCGCACCTGGCCGTACCGCTGGGTCCGGTGCGTGGCGGGAACTCCGGTCAGCGGCGGCGCCGAAGTGGTGATCCGGGGGAACTCGCCGAGGTACCCGACTGCCCGCAGCCCATCGCCGGGCACCAGCAGGCCGATCCGGTTCGCCGACTGCCGCAGCGCCTCGAGCGCGCCGTCGCCGAGTTCGGCGGCGGTGAACGAGCCGGAGTGGTCGACCAGGAACTCCAGGTCCATCCGGTGCGGGAACTCACCCGGCCAGACCGGCCGGTCGTCCTGGTAGAGCGGCCGGACGACCGTGGCCAGCACCATCCGGGTGAGCGTTGCCTCGTCCCGGTAGCGCTCGGTGGAGATCCGCGGATTCGGGCCGCCTGTGCCGAACACCACGTAGTCGCCGAACTCGAACGGGCGGATCTTCGACGTCCCGTCCTGGCGGGCCATCGCCTGGTCTTTCCACCCCCACACGCCTCGGGCCAGTCCGATTTCCAGGTTGTCCCTGGATTCCTGCGGGATGTAGATGAACCCGGTCCGCCGCATGGCTCCCCTCCACGTTCAGCCGACGCCAAAAAGAACAGCCCCCGGCCTGGTGGGGCCGGGGGCTGTTCTGGCTGTTGTGGCAGGTGAAGGATTCGAACCTTCGAAGCTTTCGCGACGGATTTACAGTCCGTTCCCTTTGGCCACTCGGGCAACCTGCCGTGCAGCTGATCTCTCGGCTGCGGGGACAAGCTTACATACCCCTGGGCAGGGGCGTGCAAGCGGGTATCCAGCGGGTAGCGTCTTGCCCGCGAGGAGCCTCGATGGAGGCTCGGGTTCACGGCTGGGAGAGGTGCGGCAACGTGGCGGACCCGTCATTCGACGTGGTGAGCAAGGTCGAGCGGCAGGAGGTGGACAACGCGGTCAACCAGGCCGGGAAGGAGTTGACCACCCGGTTCGACTTCCGGGGTGTCGACGCGAAGGTCACCTGGGTCGGTGAGGACGGGATCGCGATCCAGGCGGAGACCGAGGAGCGGTGCCTGGCGGCGATCGAGGTGCTCAAGGAGAAGTTGATCAAGCGGGGGATCTCGCTCAAGGCGTTCGAGATCGGCGAGCCGCAGTTGTCGGGGAAGATCTACAAGGTCACCGGCAAGGTCATCGAGGGGATTGCCTCGGACAAGGCCAAGGAGATCGCCAAGGTGATCCGCGATGAGGCTCCCAAGGGGGTCCAGGCGCAG contains:
- a CDS encoding HNH endonuclease, with the translated sequence MRRTGFIYIPQESRDNLEIGLARGVWGWKDQAMARQDGTSKIRPFEFGDYVVFGTGGPNPRISTERYRDEATLTRMVLATVVRPLYQDDRPVWPGEFPHRMDLEFLVDHSGSFTAAELGDGALEALRQSANRIGLLVPGDGLRAVGYLGEFPRITTSAPPLTGVPATHRTQRYGQVREVRPGLELPTLADWEQRKVHRDPVAVVCGDRTDGAESLVLAAEPDPAQPEADLVHVVGPDAPATANAVLTKSRDNGKSVRVLSPSTGGFRYLGLYQVVDNYLVHQAGGAETHHVLSRLAEPKAGTDQPETRTAVVTRRIRSTAVAEQVKVFYNHTCQVCRTRLVAAGRAYAEGAHIRPLGGRHEGPDRIENILCLCPNCHTLFDLGGIVIGQDLKVHQENVMPFDLHRIPQHAIDLAQLAYHWSLHRSKSRTT
- a CDS encoding YajQ family cyclic di-GMP-binding protein, which gives rise to MADPSFDVVSKVERQEVDNAVNQAGKELTTRFDFRGVDAKVTWVGEDGIAIQAETEERCLAAIEVLKEKLIKRGISLKAFEIGEPQLSGKIYKVTGKVIEGIASDKAKEIAKVIRDEAPKGVQAQIQGDQLRVTGKKKDHLQDVIALLKSKDFGIALQFTNYR